In Actinoplanes derwentensis, the following proteins share a genomic window:
- a CDS encoding glycosyltransferase family 4 protein → MRIGIVSPYSFDVPGGVQNHIMDLAEALIGLGHEVSVLAPADDDAELPAYVVPAGRAVPLPYNGSVARISFGPVSTARVRRWLRRGEFDVLHVHEPFTPSLSFLAVLSARGPVVATFHTAMTRSRALSAAQNFLQPAMEKITARIAVSELARKVQVEHLGGGAVEIPNGVAVAKFASAAPLPGWPGEGGALGFLGRFTEPRKGFPLLRTAYVNLARERPGLRLLVAGPGDRDELFEDIPAELHDRVEFLGLVSEPDKARMLRSVDVYVAPNTGGESFGMILTEAMAAGAAIAASDLDAFRRVLDGGRAGALFPNGDPAALTTLLGDLLDDPARRAALSSCARQAVGAFDWPSVANRVLEVYATSIEATDGRVFDDEWS, encoded by the coding sequence GTGCGGATCGGGATCGTCTCGCCCTACTCGTTCGACGTCCCCGGCGGTGTACAGAACCACATCATGGACCTCGCCGAAGCCCTGATCGGTCTCGGTCACGAGGTGAGCGTGCTGGCGCCCGCCGACGACGACGCCGAACTACCCGCCTACGTGGTGCCAGCCGGCCGGGCCGTACCACTGCCCTACAACGGCTCGGTCGCCCGGATCTCCTTCGGCCCGGTCTCCACCGCCCGGGTCCGGCGCTGGCTGCGCCGCGGCGAATTCGACGTACTGCACGTCCACGAACCGTTCACCCCCAGCCTGTCGTTCCTCGCCGTGCTGTCGGCGCGCGGGCCGGTCGTCGCCACCTTCCACACCGCGATGACCCGATCCCGGGCCCTGTCGGCCGCGCAGAACTTCCTCCAACCCGCCATGGAGAAGATCACCGCCCGGATCGCCGTCAGCGAACTCGCCCGGAAAGTACAGGTCGAACACCTCGGCGGCGGCGCGGTCGAAATCCCCAACGGGGTCGCGGTCGCCAAATTCGCCTCGGCGGCGCCATTGCCCGGATGGCCCGGCGAAGGCGGTGCACTCGGTTTCCTCGGCCGTTTCACCGAACCGCGCAAAGGCTTCCCCCTGCTGCGTACGGCGTACGTCAACCTCGCCCGTGAACGCCCCGGCCTGCGGCTGCTCGTGGCCGGGCCCGGCGACCGGGACGAACTGTTCGAAGACATCCCCGCCGAACTACACGACCGGGTCGAATTCCTCGGCCTCGTCTCCGAGCCCGACAAAGCCCGGATGCTGCGCAGCGTGGACGTCTACGTGGCCCCGAACACCGGCGGCGAGAGTTTCGGCATGATCCTCACCGAAGCGATGGCCGCCGGAGCCGCCATCGCCGCCAGCGACCTCGACGCCTTCCGCCGAGTCCTGGACGGCGGCCGCGCCGGAGCACTGTTCCCCAACGGCGACCCGGCCGCCCTCACCACCCTGCTCGGGGACCTGCTCGACGACCCGGCCCGCCGTGCCGCCCTGTCGTCGTGCGCCCGGCAGGCGGTCGGCGCCTTCGACTGGCCGAGCGTGGCCAACCGGGTCCTCGAGGTCTACGCGACCTCGATCGAAGCCACCGACGGCAGAGTTTTCGACGACGAGTGGTCCTGA
- the pdxS gene encoding pyridoxal 5'-phosphate synthase lyase subunit PdxS produces the protein MSENQPAVGTARVKRGMAEMLKGGVIMDVVNADQAKIAEDAGAVAVMALERVPADIRAQGGISRMSDPDMIDGIIAAVSIPVMAKARIGHFVEAQVLQALGVDYVDESEVLSPADFANHIDKWQFTVPFVCGATNLGEALRRITEGAAMIRSKGEAGTGDVSNATTHMRRIRAEIRRLQTLAEDELYVAAKELQAPYELVKEVAEAGRLPVVLFTAGGIATPADAAMMMQLGAEGVFVGSGIFKSGNPELRAAAIVKATTFHDDPDVIAKVSRGLGEAMVGINVEDEPVPHRLSERGW, from the coding sequence ATGTCTGAGAACCAGCCCGCCGTCGGCACGGCCCGCGTCAAACGCGGCATGGCGGAGATGCTCAAGGGCGGCGTGATCATGGACGTGGTCAACGCCGACCAGGCGAAGATCGCCGAGGACGCGGGCGCCGTCGCGGTGATGGCCCTGGAACGGGTACCGGCCGACATCCGCGCCCAGGGCGGCATCTCCCGGATGTCCGACCCCGACATGATCGACGGCATCATCGCGGCGGTCTCCATCCCGGTGATGGCCAAAGCCCGGATCGGGCACTTCGTCGAGGCGCAGGTGCTGCAGGCGCTCGGCGTCGACTACGTGGACGAATCCGAGGTGCTGTCCCCGGCCGACTTCGCGAACCACATCGACAAGTGGCAGTTCACCGTGCCGTTCGTCTGCGGCGCCACCAACCTGGGCGAGGCGCTGCGCCGGATCACCGAAGGCGCAGCGATGATCCGCTCGAAGGGGGAGGCCGGCACCGGTGACGTCTCGAACGCCACCACCCACATGCGGAGGATCCGCGCCGAGATCCGCCGCCTGCAGACCCTGGCGGAGGACGAGCTGTACGTTGCCGCGAAGGAGCTTCAGGCGCCGTACGAGCTGGTCAAGGAGGTCGCTGAGGCCGGGCGGCTTCCCGTGGTGCTGTTCACCGCCGGTGGTATCGCGACTCCGGCGGATGCCGCGATGATGATGCAGCTCGGCGCCGAGGGGGTCTTCGTCGGCTCCGGGATCTTCAAATCCGGCAATCCGGAACTGCGTGCCGCCGCGATCGTCAAGGCCACCACGTTCCACGACGACCCTGATGTGATCGCCAAGGTCTCCCGGGGCTTGGGCGAGGCCATGGTCGGCATCAACGTCGAGGACGAGCCGGTCCCGCACCGCCTCTCCGAGCGAGGCTGGTAA
- the pdxT gene encoding pyridoxal 5'-phosphate synthase glutaminase subunit PdxT, with translation MNIGVLALQGDVREHLTALAESDVLARPVRRPEELAEVDGLVIPGGESTAISKLAVSFGLLDPIRKRIADGMPVYGSCAGMIMLATTVLDGRSDQETFQGIEMTVRRNAFGRQVDSFEASVEIDDVDGGPFHAVFIRAPWVEQVGGDVRVLGRVAEGADAGRIVAVRQGNLLATAFHPELTGDLRVHRYFVEMVRQAL, from the coding sequence GTGAACATCGGAGTGCTGGCCCTTCAGGGCGACGTGCGCGAACACCTGACCGCGCTGGCCGAGTCGGACGTGCTGGCCCGGCCGGTCCGCCGGCCCGAGGAGCTCGCCGAGGTCGACGGCTTGGTGATCCCGGGCGGGGAGTCGACCGCGATCAGCAAACTGGCCGTGTCGTTCGGGTTGCTCGATCCGATCCGTAAGCGGATCGCCGACGGGATGCCCGTCTACGGCTCCTGCGCCGGCATGATCATGCTGGCCACGACCGTGCTGGACGGCCGTTCCGACCAGGAGACGTTCCAGGGCATCGAGATGACCGTACGGCGTAACGCGTTCGGCCGGCAGGTCGACTCGTTCGAGGCGTCCGTCGAGATCGACGACGTCGACGGCGGCCCGTTCCACGCCGTCTTCATCCGCGCCCCGTGGGTCGAGCAGGTCGGCGGCGACGTGCGGGTGCTGGGCCGCGTGGCGGAGGGTGCCGACGCCGGTAGGATTGTGGCCGTTCGGCAGGGGAACCTGCTCGCCACGGCTTTCCACCCGGAGCTGACCGGCGACCTTCGTGTCCACCGGTACTTCGTCGAGATGGTCCGCCAGGCCCTTTGA
- a CDS encoding YebC/PmpR family DNA-binding transcriptional regulator: MSGHSKWATTKHKKAVVDAKRGKMFAKLIKNIEVAARTGGGDPSGNPTLYDAIQKAKKSSVPNDNISNAVKRGSGLEAGGADWQSFMYEGYGPNGVALLIECLTDNRNRAATEVRTRLTRNHGTFADAGSVSYLFNRKGVIIVPKGSLSEDDVMLAVLDAGAEEINDHGDAFEVVSEATDLVAVRTALQDAGIDYDSAESSLVPTMSVPVDEDGARKVLKLIDVLEDCDDVQNIFSNVEISDEVMAAIDEE, from the coding sequence ATGTCCGGCCACTCCAAGTGGGCGACGACCAAGCACAAGAAGGCTGTCGTCGACGCCAAGCGCGGCAAGATGTTCGCGAAGTTGATCAAGAACATCGAGGTAGCGGCCCGGACCGGTGGCGGCGACCCGTCCGGTAACCCCACGCTCTACGACGCCATTCAGAAGGCCAAGAAGAGCTCGGTCCCCAACGACAACATCAGCAACGCCGTCAAGCGGGGCTCCGGTCTGGAGGCCGGCGGCGCCGACTGGCAGTCGTTCATGTACGAGGGGTACGGCCCCAACGGTGTCGCCCTGCTGATCGAGTGCCTCACCGACAACCGGAACCGGGCCGCCACCGAGGTGCGCACCCGGCTCACCCGTAACCACGGCACGTTCGCCGACGCGGGCTCGGTGTCGTACCTGTTCAACCGCAAGGGCGTGATCATCGTCCCCAAGGGTTCGCTCAGCGAGGACGACGTCATGCTGGCGGTCCTGGACGCCGGCGCCGAGGAGATCAACGACCACGGCGACGCGTTCGAGGTCGTCAGCGAGGCCACTGACCTGGTCGCGGTGCGGACGGCTCTGCAGGACGCCGGCATCGACTACGACTCGGCGGAGTCGTCGCTGGTTCCGACGATGAGCGTGCCGGTCGACGAGGACGGCGCCCGCAAGGTGCTCAAGCTGATCGACGTGCTCGAGGACTGCGACGACGTCCAGAACATCTTCTCCAACGTCGAGATCTCCGACGAGGTAATGGCGGCCATCGACGAGGAGTGA
- a CDS encoding type II toxin-antitoxin system VapB family antitoxin, with translation MADLPEVQMTVMAVRPDAEVETTGTPPPIDPELLEEAQRQIQAGSSNEAINEALRRMVLEERDKRRAAMESLWKMNEEGRFDYSHFEAADE, from the coding sequence ATGGCTGATCTGCCGGAGGTGCAGATGACAGTTATGGCAGTCCGTCCCGACGCGGAAGTCGAGACCACAGGCACCCCACCACCCATCGATCCGGAGTTGTTGGAGGAAGCACAGCGCCAGATCCAAGCCGGGTCGTCGAACGAGGCGATCAACGAGGCGCTGCGGCGGATGGTTCTGGAGGAGCGAGACAAGCGGCGTGCCGCCATGGAGTCTCTGTGGAAGATGAATGAAGAGGGCCGATTCGACTACAGCCACTTCGAGGCGGCCGACGAGTGA
- a CDS encoding PIN domain-containing protein: protein MKYLGDASALIRILRKQVDEAWFATVQRGLVSICEPAVAEALLAADARDYTATEAKLEATYPVAVIPDDVGDLTAAIRLKMTVLHEDSDFETIARYVPDLKHRRMSKGPEN from the coding sequence GTGAAGTATCTGGGTGATGCGAGCGCGTTGATCCGCATTCTGCGGAAACAAGTCGACGAAGCCTGGTTCGCGACCGTGCAGCGGGGCTTGGTGTCGATCTGTGAGCCCGCTGTCGCGGAAGCTTTGCTGGCCGCGGACGCGCGGGACTACACAGCGACCGAGGCCAAGCTGGAGGCGACATATCCCGTCGCGGTCATCCCGGACGATGTCGGGGATCTCACTGCGGCGATTCGGCTGAAGATGACCGTGCTGCACGAGGACAGCGACTTCGAGACGATCGCACGCTATGTGCCCGATTTGAAGCATCGTCGAATGAGTAAGGGCCCGGAGAACTAG
- the ruvC gene encoding crossover junction endodeoxyribonuclease RuvC, with product MRVLGIDPGLTRCGVGIVDGVPGRLGKLVGYTVVRSDPDQDIAERLLHLDTSLGELVAAYKPDSVAVERVFAQHNARTVMGTAQASGVAILAGARAGLPVQTYTPSEVKAAVTGSGTADKAQVTAMVTRLLKLDAPPKPADAADAIAIAICHIWRGGTRARIEAAARRSLR from the coding sequence GTGCGGGTGCTCGGCATCGATCCGGGGCTGACGAGGTGTGGTGTCGGCATCGTCGATGGTGTGCCGGGGCGGCTGGGCAAGCTGGTCGGCTACACCGTGGTCCGCAGTGATCCGGACCAGGACATCGCCGAGCGCCTGCTGCATCTGGACACTTCGCTGGGTGAGCTGGTGGCCGCCTACAAGCCGGACAGTGTCGCCGTCGAGCGGGTGTTCGCGCAGCACAACGCCCGGACCGTGATGGGTACCGCGCAGGCCAGCGGGGTGGCGATCCTGGCCGGGGCGCGGGCGGGGCTGCCGGTGCAGACCTACACTCCGAGTGAGGTGAAGGCGGCCGTCACCGGGTCGGGCACCGCGGACAAGGCTCAGGTCACCGCCATGGTGACGCGGCTGCTGAAACTGGACGCCCCGCCGAAACCCGCCGACGCGGCGGACGCCATCGCCATCGCCATCTGCCACATCTGGCGCGGGGGGACTCGCGCGCGGATCGAAGCCGCTGCCCGCAGGAGCCTCCGATGA
- the ruvA gene encoding Holliday junction branch migration protein RuvA: protein MIASVRGVVAAIFHDSAVVEVGGVGMRVFCTPNTLAGLRTGGEARLATTLIVREDSLTLFGFADDAERQLFDLLLTANGVGPRIAQAVLAVHQPDAVRRALAGGDVAALTKVPGIGKRGAEKMIVELKDKIGPIAIGDGGPAGVLNGAWQEQVRQGVLALGWSASQADQAVAAVAESIDGETPSVPVLLRQAIRLLGKSR, encoded by the coding sequence ATGATCGCCAGTGTGCGCGGTGTGGTCGCCGCGATCTTCCACGACAGTGCCGTGGTCGAGGTGGGTGGTGTCGGCATGCGGGTCTTCTGTACGCCGAACACGCTCGCCGGATTGCGGACCGGTGGGGAGGCGCGGCTCGCGACCACGCTGATCGTGCGGGAGGACTCGCTTACGCTGTTCGGGTTCGCCGACGACGCCGAGCGGCAACTCTTCGACCTGCTGCTGACGGCTAACGGGGTGGGCCCGCGGATCGCGCAGGCGGTGCTCGCGGTGCACCAGCCCGACGCGGTGCGGCGTGCGCTGGCCGGTGGTGACGTCGCCGCTCTGACGAAGGTCCCGGGTATCGGTAAGCGGGGCGCCGAGAAGATGATCGTCGAGCTGAAGGACAAGATCGGCCCGATCGCGATCGGTGACGGCGGCCCGGCCGGTGTGCTCAACGGTGCGTGGCAGGAGCAGGTCCGGCAGGGTGTGCTGGCGCTCGGCTGGTCCGCTTCGCAGGCCGATCAGGCGGTGGCCGCGGTGGCCGAGTCGATCGATGGGGAGACGCCGTCGGTGCCGGTGCTGTTGCGTCAGGCGATCCGGCTGCTCGGAAAATCCCGTTGA
- the ruvB gene encoding Holliday junction branch migration DNA helicase RuvB — MNDEIVSPDPFDEDLDAEASVRPRRLADFIAQHRVRDQLELLLQASMGRGSPPDHILLSGPPGLGKTTLANIVAAELGTGIRTTSGPVIERSGDLAAILTGLAPGDVLFIDEIHRIAKPAEELLYSAMEDFRVDVVVGKGPGATAIPLDVEPFTLVGATTRAGLLSGPMRDRFGFVAHLDFYSPADLDALLHRSARILGVRITAEGAAEIAGRSRGTPRIANRLLRRVRDFAEVRADGVVTEEVARAALQVYDVDALGLDRLDRAVLRALIESFKGGPVGLSTLAVAVGEQSDTVEEVCEPFLVRAGLLARTPRGRVATEAGWAHLGKTPPTDGRAGVFQGDLFARDV, encoded by the coding sequence GTGAACGACGAGATCGTCTCCCCGGATCCGTTCGACGAGGATCTGGACGCCGAGGCCAGTGTCCGCCCGCGGCGGCTGGCCGACTTCATCGCCCAGCACCGGGTCCGTGACCAGCTGGAGTTGCTGCTGCAGGCTTCGATGGGCCGCGGCAGCCCGCCGGACCACATTCTGCTCTCCGGCCCGCCCGGTCTCGGGAAGACGACCTTGGCCAACATCGTGGCCGCCGAGCTGGGCACCGGGATCCGCACCACCAGTGGGCCGGTGATCGAGCGGTCCGGGGATCTGGCCGCGATCCTGACCGGTCTGGCCCCGGGTGACGTGCTGTTCATCGACGAGATCCACCGCATTGCGAAACCGGCCGAGGAGTTGCTGTATTCGGCGATGGAGGACTTCCGGGTCGACGTGGTCGTCGGCAAGGGCCCGGGTGCGACCGCGATCCCGCTAGACGTGGAGCCGTTCACCCTGGTCGGGGCGACCACCCGGGCGGGCCTGCTGTCCGGGCCGATGCGGGACCGGTTCGGTTTCGTCGCGCATCTGGATTTCTATTCACCGGCCGATCTGGACGCGCTGTTGCACCGGTCGGCCCGGATTCTCGGGGTGCGGATCACCGCGGAGGGCGCGGCGGAGATCGCCGGCCGGTCCCGGGGCACACCGCGGATCGCCAACCGGCTGTTGCGCCGGGTGCGGGACTTCGCGGAGGTCCGGGCGGACGGTGTGGTCACCGAGGAGGTGGCACGGGCGGCCCTGCAGGTGTACGACGTCGACGCGCTCGGCCTGGACCGGCTGGACCGTGCCGTGTTGCGGGCGCTGATCGAGTCCTTCAAGGGCGGTCCGGTGGGCCTGTCCACCCTGGCCGTGGCGGTGGGGGAGCAGTCCGACACGGTCGAGGAGGTGTGTGAGCCGTTCCTGGTGCGGGCCGGGCTTCTGGCGCGAACCCCGAGGGGCCGGGTGGCCACCGAGGCCGGGTGGGCGCATCTGGGCAAAACGCCACCCACCGATGGGCGCGCCGGGGTGTTCCAAGGTGACCTGTTCGCCCGAGACGTATAA
- the yajC gene encoding preprotein translocase subunit YajC, which translates to MLDASDAPAGGGNYSFLLILVLLFGFMYFVMIRPQQKQRRKAMEMQSSLGPGDQIVTIGGLHGTVAGVSDDEVLIEIAPDVQVRFARPAIARIVHKSGEEIPEPDVEVPTAEESTPEQPEGPVTEVRKQD; encoded by the coding sequence GTGCTCGACGCAAGCGACGCGCCGGCCGGCGGCGGCAATTACTCGTTCCTGCTGATTCTCGTTCTGCTCTTCGGTTTCATGTACTTCGTCATGATCCGCCCGCAGCAGAAACAGCGCCGCAAGGCGATGGAGATGCAGAGTTCGCTCGGCCCCGGCGACCAGATCGTCACCATCGGTGGCTTGCACGGCACGGTCGCCGGGGTCTCCGACGACGAGGTCCTCATCGAGATCGCTCCGGACGTGCAGGTGCGCTTCGCGCGTCCGGCGATCGCCCGGATCGTTCACAAGTCCGGTGAGGAGATCCCGGAGCCCGACGTCGAGGTGCCCACCGCTGAGGAGTCCACGCCGGAGCAGCCGGAGGGTCCCGTCACCGAAGTGCGCAAGCAGGACTGA
- the secD gene encoding protein translocase subunit SecD: MHPGRQLGVLGLVFVVLYLLVFFGAGATGTVAQRLEPKLGLDLIGGTQATYIATQQGAPPTKEAMELAQEIIESRVNALGVSEAEVVIQGNNTIVVSLAGKADDQLKDLSKAANMRFRLLTGVTGDVASVALNPPSPSPSVSASGSAAPAASGSAKPSASGSAPAVSASASTGGQGGGAAAPSPSVAPSAAPSAAPTASAPAAEVPVTADVKEQRAAIAKKVGAPVWAAAEKLTAPVDLSTDTKAGLAYKAFATLTPLEVNALDPQMQFNVPTISCEQLDKRPNGAIDDVDSEVIACYQGAKVLLDKAEVVGDDIDKASPQLDTTQNQWVVSLDFKSAGQNKWAALTRKAFEATTSDPCYIAASSLYPSVEHCAVAVVLDKEIVSAPQIQGVLTGQSQITGDFNSASAKELADQLNFGAIPVTFESGPAQTVSATVGDQQLEAGLLAAAIGLGLVAIYSFFYYRMLGLVIFLSLALSALLTFGALVFLGRSIGFTLTLAGIVGFIVSLGVAADSFVIYFERLKDEIHEGRSPRSAVPRAWHRARRTIISANAITIMCAVVLYIVSIGQVQGLAFALGLSTVLDLVVVFLFRHPIMTVLANTKAFLSPRVSGLGRALRTSQKEA, translated from the coding sequence ATGCATCCTGGACGCCAACTCGGCGTGCTCGGTCTGGTCTTCGTCGTCCTGTATCTGCTCGTCTTCTTCGGAGCCGGCGCCACGGGCACCGTGGCGCAGCGGCTGGAGCCGAAGCTGGGCCTCGACCTGATCGGCGGGACCCAGGCCACCTACATCGCCACTCAGCAGGGTGCGCCGCCCACCAAGGAGGCGATGGAGCTGGCCCAGGAGATCATCGAGAGCCGGGTCAACGCTCTCGGTGTCTCCGAGGCCGAGGTGGTCATCCAGGGCAACAACACGATCGTCGTCTCGCTCGCGGGCAAGGCCGACGACCAGTTGAAGGACCTGTCGAAGGCCGCGAACATGCGGTTCCGGCTGCTCACCGGGGTCACCGGTGACGTCGCTTCGGTGGCTCTGAACCCGCCGAGCCCGTCGCCGAGCGTCTCGGCCAGCGGCAGCGCCGCCCCGGCCGCGTCGGGTTCCGCCAAGCCGTCGGCGAGCGGCAGCGCCCCGGCGGTGTCGGCGTCGGCGTCGACCGGTGGTCAGGGTGGCGGCGCGGCCGCGCCGAGCCCGTCGGTGGCCCCGTCGGCCGCTCCGTCCGCGGCCCCGACCGCGTCCGCCCCGGCGGCCGAGGTCCCGGTCACCGCGGACGTGAAGGAGCAGCGCGCCGCGATCGCGAAGAAGGTCGGTGCCCCGGTCTGGGCCGCGGCCGAGAAGCTGACCGCCCCGGTGGACCTGTCCACCGACACGAAGGCCGGCCTGGCGTACAAGGCGTTCGCCACGCTGACCCCGCTGGAGGTCAACGCACTCGACCCGCAGATGCAGTTCAACGTGCCGACGATCAGCTGTGAGCAGTTGGACAAGCGGCCGAACGGCGCGATCGACGACGTCGACAGCGAGGTCATCGCCTGCTACCAGGGCGCCAAGGTGCTGCTGGACAAGGCCGAGGTCGTCGGTGACGACATCGACAAGGCCAGCCCGCAGCTCGACACCACCCAGAACCAGTGGGTCGTCTCGCTCGACTTCAAGAGCGCCGGCCAGAACAAGTGGGCCGCCCTGACCCGTAAGGCGTTCGAGGCGACCACCAGCGACCCCTGCTACATCGCGGCCAGCTCGCTCTACCCGAGCGTCGAGCACTGCGCGGTGGCGGTGGTCCTGGACAAGGAGATCGTCTCCGCGCCGCAGATCCAGGGCGTGCTGACCGGTCAGTCGCAGATCACCGGTGACTTCAACTCGGCCTCCGCCAAAGAACTCGCGGACCAGCTGAACTTCGGCGCCATCCCGGTCACCTTCGAGTCCGGCCCGGCGCAGACCGTCTCCGCGACCGTCGGTGACCAGCAGCTCGAGGCGGGCCTGCTCGCCGCCGCGATCGGCCTCGGCCTGGTGGCGATCTACTCGTTCTTCTACTACCGGATGCTCGGCCTGGTGATCTTCCTGAGCCTGGCCCTGTCCGCTCTGCTCACCTTCGGCGCGCTGGTGTTCCTGGGCCGCTCGATCGGCTTCACCCTGACGCTGGCGGGTATCGTCGGTTTCATCGTCTCGTTGGGTGTGGCGGCGGACTCGTTCGTCATCTACTTCGAGCGGTTGAAGGACGAGATCCACGAGGGCCGGAGTCCACGCAGCGCGGTTCCACGGGCGTGGCACCGGGCCCGGCGCACGATCATCTCGGCGAACGCGATCACGATCATGTGTGCGGTCGTCCTGTACATCGTGTCGATCGGGCAGGTGCAGGGCCTGGCGTTCGCGCTCGGCCTGTCGACCGTGCTCGACCTGGTCGTGGTGTTCCTCTTCCGCCACCCGATCATGACGGTGCTCGCCAACACCAAGGCGTTCCTGTCGCCCAGGGTGAGCGGTCTCGGCCGTGCTCTGCGTACCAGCCAGAAGGAGGCCTGA
- the secF gene encoding protein translocase subunit SecF: MAGSGFANRLYQGEANISIIGRRKMWFTIAAVLVAISLGSFIFRGFHLGIEFAGGSEFTVPAQVASKTLTQDEVGNAVADAVRGVAPDAQVNAAQQIGEGTEANFKIRSSALDTQQMAEVKTALEADLGLEAGQISDQQVSSAWGGAVIDKAILGLIIFLILVTVYLVVRFEWRMAVAALASLMLDMIVTAGVYSLVGFELTPYTVIGFLTILGFSLYDVVVVFDKIQENTRGITAGSTRTYAEATNLAVNQTLMRSLNTGLVALLPVGGVLFIGAGLLGAGTLKDLGLVLFVGMGIGVAASIVFAAPVLSYLKDQEPRIKAHNARVLARRAQRSDDVVRTGDDRPANLTASDEVPAFAGSTTPRPGARPAQKRGGNRPGGKRP, encoded by the coding sequence ATGGCCGGTTCCGGTTTCGCGAATCGCCTGTACCAGGGCGAGGCGAACATCAGCATCATCGGCCGCCGCAAGATGTGGTTCACCATCGCGGCCGTGCTCGTGGCGATCTCCCTGGGCAGCTTCATCTTCCGTGGCTTCCACCTGGGCATCGAGTTCGCCGGTGGCAGTGAGTTCACGGTTCCGGCGCAGGTCGCGAGCAAGACGCTGACCCAGGACGAGGTCGGCAACGCGGTGGCCGACGCGGTCCGCGGGGTGGCCCCGGACGCGCAGGTCAACGCGGCCCAGCAGATCGGTGAGGGCACCGAGGCCAACTTCAAGATCCGTTCGTCGGCGCTGGACACCCAGCAGATGGCCGAGGTCAAGACCGCGCTCGAGGCCGATCTGGGGCTGGAAGCGGGTCAGATCAGCGACCAGCAGGTCTCCTCGGCCTGGGGTGGCGCGGTCATCGACAAGGCCATCCTCGGTCTGATCATCTTCCTGATCCTGGTCACCGTGTACCTGGTGGTCCGGTTCGAGTGGCGGATGGCGGTGGCGGCCCTGGCCTCGCTGATGCTCGACATGATCGTCACGGCGGGTGTCTACTCGCTGGTCGGGTTCGAGCTCACCCCGTACACGGTGATCGGGTTCCTGACGATCCTCGGTTTCTCGCTCTACGACGTGGTCGTGGTGTTCGACAAGATCCAGGAGAACACCCGAGGGATCACGGCGGGCAGCACCCGGACGTACGCCGAGGCCACCAACCTGGCGGTCAACCAGACCCTGATGCGTTCGCTCAACACCGGTCTGGTGGCTCTGCTGCCGGTCGGCGGTGTGCTCTTCATCGGTGCCGGCCTGCTCGGCGCGGGCACCCTGAAGGACCTCGGCCTGGTGCTCTTCGTCGGTATGGGGATCGGCGTCGCGGCGTCGATCGTGTTCGCCGCCCCGGTCCTGAGCTACCTGAAGGACCAGGAGCCGCGGATCAAGGCCCACAACGCCCGGGTGCTGGCCCGGCGGGCCCAGCGTTCGGACGACGTGGTCCGCACCGGCGACGACCGCCCGGCTAACCTGACCGCCTCGGACGAGGTGCCGGCCTTCGCGGGCAGCACCACGCCGCGGCCGGGCGCGCGTCCCGCGCAGAAGCGCGGCGGCAACCGCCCGGGTGGCAAGCGTCCCTGA
- a CDS encoding RNA-guided endonuclease TnpB family protein translates to MARKEKGSKNRDKARRKVARVHARIADRRRDTLHQLTTRLVRENQTIVIEDLAVRNMVKNHTLARAVSDAAWTTFREFLTYKCEWYGRTLVVIDRWYPSSKLCSQCGAIADTMPLSVRFWTCPCGAVHDRDVNAARNILAAGLAVSACGACVRPQRGNLRSGRRAVKQETRRATAGIPVP, encoded by the coding sequence TTGGCCCGCAAGGAGAAGGGCTCGAAGAACCGGGACAAGGCCCGGCGTAAGGTCGCCCGCGTCCACGCCCGGATCGCCGACCGGCGCCGTGACACCCTGCATCAGTTGACCACTCGGCTCGTTCGTGAGAACCAAACGATCGTGATCGAGGACTTGGCCGTGCGCAACATGGTCAAGAACCACACGCTGGCCCGCGCCGTCAGCGACGCGGCCTGGACCACCTTCCGCGAGTTTCTGACCTACAAATGTGAGTGGTACGGCCGGACCCTGGTCGTGATCGACCGCTGGTACCCGTCGTCCAAGCTCTGCTCGCAGTGTGGAGCCATCGCTGACACCATGCCGCTCAGCGTCCGGTTCTGGACCTGTCCCTGTGGGGCCGTCCACGACCGGGACGTGAACGCGGCGCGTAACATTCTGGCCGCCGGGCTGGCGGTGTCTGCCTGTGGAGCCTGCGTCAGACCTCAACGGGGGAACCTCCGTTCGGGGCGGCGGGCTGTGAAACAGGAAACCCGGCGGGCGACCGCCGGAATCCCCGTCCCTTGA